The genome window TAAAGCCTATgtacattccaagggcgtggtACAACCTTTTCCTCTAGATCTTTAAGACAATACGCACCTATTCCAGCCACTGACAATACGATATGGCCCTTCCTAGTTGGGTCCCAATTTTTCCCATACTGGTTTTTTAACAGGGCCCAAGACCTTTCTTAATACCAGGTCACCAGGTGCTAGTGGCTTTAGCTTTACGTTGGCATCATACCCTTACTTAAACTTGTATTGATAGTAGGCCAATTGGACCATGGCATTTTCTCTCTgctcttcaattaaatttaagctTTTTTCTAATAGTCCATCATTGCTGCTCGGACTGAAGGAACTCGTTTTTAGCATGGGGAACCCAGTCTCTAAAGGATTGACAGCCTTGGCCCcgtaagtcattgaaaaggaaGTCTCCCCAATGGACCTACGATGAGGGAGCCCCGTATATCAATTTTCCCATAGTCCAAAAGACGTGTGGcaactcttccacccattttcccttcacgttgtccaatctctttttaagcccactcactatgaccttattgaaAGCCTAAGCCTGTCCGTTCCCTTGTGGATAAGCTGGGGTGGAGTATCTATTTGTTATGCCCAGGTCACAGAAATACCTCCTGAAGGCCTTGCTATCAAAATGCAATCTGTTGTCCAAGATGAGGGTACAGGGGATTCCAAACCGAGTGATAATATTCTTCCAAACGAATTTTTTGGCATCCACATCCCTAATATTCGCCAATGGTTCTgcttcaacccacttggtgaagtaatccgtGCTGACCAATAAATATCTTTTATTCCCTACTGCCTTAGGGAAAGGCTCTACAACATTCAAGCCCTATTGAGCgaaaggccaagggctagatAAAGAATTAAGGACTCCTCTAGGTTGGTGAATGTTTGGGGCAAATCTCTGACATTGGTCACATTTTTTCGCATAGTCTTGtacttctttctgcatatttggccaccaatagccTTGTGTGAGGGCCCTGTGAGACAAAGATCTGCCCCCCATGTGGCTTCCACGAATTCCTTCATGTAATTCTTCCAGGAGTAGCTCAACCACCTCAGGGTGTACGCATAATAGATATAGGCCAGAAAAAGACCTCTTATACAACTTTTGATCCTCAGACAACCAAAACCGAAAAGCCTTCCTTTGTACCTTGTCAGCCTGGACTTATCATCGGGCAAAACATCTTCCTTAAGGAATTGTACAATAGAATCCATCCAGCTAGAACCcacctttattttttgaacaCAAACCATATTCGCTCCTACCTCAATAGGTTTACATAAGTCCTCCACAAGGATTACCCGAGGTAAACTTTGTGCCGAGGATGTTACCATTATGGCAAGGGAATCCGCATGAGTATTTTTATTTCTAGGAACTTGTGATAAATGGAAATACTCAAACCTGGACTGTAAATGCCTAACCTGGCTCAAGTATTCCTGCATCCTGAGATCTCTGGCTTCCAACTCTCCCTGAACTTGGCCCATAACCAACCTCGAATCAGAGAATACCTCCACTgcttttccacccattttttgAACCATGGTCATCCCTGCCAATATAGCTTCATACtcagcttcattgttggtggccGAGAAGCCCAATCTCAAGGATTTCTCAATTGTGATCCTCTCCGGGGATACCATCACTAGCCCCACTCCAAATTCTCTAGGATTCGTTGCACCATCAACGTAGACCTATCAAGATAGAGGTTCTTGTAGGGAAATCACACCaactgatttttcatccatgttttgttccccttttttctcttctaGTGGGGTTTCAACAAACTCGGCTACCAGGTCGGCAAGGACCTGACCCTTGATtga of Quercus lobata isolate SW786 chromosome 8, ValleyOak3.0 Primary Assembly, whole genome shotgun sequence contains these proteins:
- the LOC115956599 gene encoding uncharacterized protein LOC115956599: MYNGRTDPVEHVSHFNQRMAVHSKNEALMCKVFPSSLEPIAMRIGGYDVKKVMVDQGSGAKIMYPDLYKGLNLKPKDLTPYESPLLSFDGKMIKAINNLQPPRNPKEVQRLAGMITALNRFISRSTDMCRPSFQLLNKWKGSKWTEECVLAFQQLKEYLSQSPIMSRPKMDKVLFAYIAVAPHAVSLVLIRVDGSVQRPVYYVSKSLHEVEVCYLPLEKAILAVVHATRIIAKWGMISVLGAFDIKYMPRTSIKGQVYVDGATNPREFGVGLVMVSPERITIEKSLRLGFSATNNEAEYEAILAGMTMVQKMGGKAVEVFSDSRLVMGQVQGELEARDLRMQEYLSQVRHLQSRFEYFHLSQVPRNKNTHADSLAIMVTSSAQSLPRVILVEDLCKPIEVGANMVCVQKIKVGSSWMDSIVQFLKEDVLPDDKSRLTRYKGRLFGFGCLRIKSCIRGLFLAYIYYAYTLRWLSYSWKNYMKEFVEATWGADLCLTGPSHKAIGGQICRKKYKTMRKNVTNVRDLPQTFTNLEESLILYLALGLSLNRA